A genomic window from Salvia hispanica cultivar TCC Black 2014 chromosome 5, UniMelb_Shisp_WGS_1.0, whole genome shotgun sequence includes:
- the LOC125188807 gene encoding F-box/kelch-repeat protein At3g06240-like, translating to MEIVDELCDEECHRYTAFNFKLPFEEPIHSSANGLIFLRGIGHGDLILCNPVTCDYIKLPSPRQTTSEHQLVYENFGFGVSRTTGQYKVVRIFFEKPLHEYTNECQVYTVGTGMWRKVPLGSRHRYVDKLGGFLFNGNLHWRVLENIGDDLVEWISCFDLETELFSTFATPYIHGVCPYYIKTPCVLRDCLRLCYKTGTNVRELAIWSMKEYWNEKSWTMEVLTGPAVGGHYVLHASPFKVFENGDILMECDRENLCYYSNETKTYHEFFIREDCDEYISTTMYTPSFLTLKKFVMENVSSF from the coding sequence ATGGAAATAGTGGATGAGCTATGCGATGAGGAGTGCCATCGGTATACAGCCTTCAACTTCAAACTGCCCTTTGAGGAGCCAATCCATAGTTCAGCTAATGGTTTGATCTTTCTAAGAGGCATCGGTCATGGTGATCTTATCCTGTGCAATCCAGTCACATGTGACTATATCAAGCTCCCTTCTCCTCGACAAACCACCTCAGAACATCAGCTTGTATatgagaattttggatttggagtgaGCAGAACGACCGGCCAATATAAGGTGGTTAggattttctttgaaaaaCCACTACATGAGTACACAAATGAGTGCCAAGTATACACTGTTGGAACCGGAATGTGGAGAAAAGTTCCCCTTGGTAGCCGGCACCGTTATGTTGACAAGCTTGGAGGGTTCCTTTTTAATGGAAATCTTCATTGGAGGGTACTTGAGAACATCGGAGATGACTTGGTTGAATGGatttcttgctttgatcttgaaacaGAACTTTTTAGCACATTTGCTACACCCTATATACATGGTGTATGTCCCTACTATATTAAGACACCATGTGTTTTGAGGGATTGCCTCCGTTTGTGCTATAAAACTGGTACAAATGTTCGGGAGCTTGCAATTTGGTCGATGAAGGAATATTGGAATGAAAAATCTTGGACAATGGAAGTTTTAACCGGCCCAGCTGTAGGAGGACATTATGTACTTCATGCTTCCCCATTCAAAGTTTTCGAGAATGGTGACATCTTGATGGAATGTGATAGGGAGAATCTATGCTACTACTCCAACGAGACTAAAACTTACCATGAATTCTTTATTCGAGAGGATTGTGATGAGTATATATCTACGACCATGTATACCCCAAGCTTTCTCACTCTGAAGAAGTTTGTGATGGAGAATGTGAGCTCATTTTGA